From the genome of Spirosomataceae bacterium TFI 002, one region includes:
- a CDS encoding DNA-binding transcriptional regulator, AcrR family, with protein MNIFQVSLVSLHVEMIDRIIQAGSETFFKYGIRSVPLDQLASELGISKKTIYQHFKDKDELVMAIVKCSMDAERARADECYANSKNPIHEIIQASELMNEVMININPTLLVDLEKYHPKAWKVFSESKSDFLVDIERNLNDGIAQGLYRPDLNISILSRMRLESVEMGLNQDFFPARSFNVTEVNRAFLDHFIRGIVTEKGLKLYESYKSDKEGELGNQVFNK; from the coding sequence TTGAACATCTTTCAAGTTTCCTTGGTTTCTTTGCATGTGGAAATGATAGATCGAATTATTCAGGCTGGTAGTGAAACCTTTTTCAAGTACGGAATAAGGAGTGTCCCGCTAGATCAATTGGCGTCGGAGTTGGGTATTTCAAAAAAAACCATTTACCAACACTTTAAGGATAAGGACGAGTTGGTAATGGCGATAGTGAAATGTTCTATGGATGCCGAAAGGGCAAGAGCAGATGAATGTTATGCTAATAGTAAAAACCCTATTCATGAAATAATTCAGGCTTCAGAACTGATGAATGAAGTCATGATTAATATCAATCCTACTTTATTAGTGGATTTGGAAAAATACCACCCCAAAGCATGGAAAGTATTTTCGGAAAGCAAATCTGACTTTTTAGTAGACATTGAAAGAAATCTTAATGACGGAATTGCACAAGGTTTATATAGGCCCGATTTAAATATTTCAATTTTATCAAGAATGAGACTTGAGAGTGTTGAGATGGGTTTGAATCAGGATTTCTTTCCAGCAAGAAGTTTTAATGTGACTGAAGTGAACCGTGCATTTTTGGATCACTTCATCAGAGGAATAGTTACAGAAAAAGGACTCAAACTATATGAGTCGTATAAAAGTGATAAAGAAGGGGAATTAGGCAATCAAGTTTTTAACAAATAA
- a CDS encoding Outer membrane protein TolC gives MRIKATLILCLAFGLKAFSQQTFTVKEAVEYALKNHADVKNAQVGKLDAEKQITEIKQTGLPQINGSFQFTANLIVPTSILPANTFDPTAPEGAIAKVKFGVPWGGQAGIGLNQLVYDATWLVGLRAADTYRLLADQTLTQSKVTVSENVQKAYYSVLVAQERSGLVDLNIQRLDSVIYTTTELYKQGFVEKIDIDRLEVQRNNLITEAQKVKNLIDVSYSLLKFQMQYKQNQPIFLTDKLNSVDIEAMLAIEKEEINPEDRIEFNLIGTQRRLTELNIERYQKSYLPNVYFTGSLGASHGNPVFNPFERWFPSSAVSIGMNIPIFDSGAKRTKIEREQLNLMKIDNGVEMLKESFELQNNMAIINMKNGLESLEIQKRNFALAEEVVRVTQIKYKEGVGSNLEIVNAENDLKQAQTNYLAALYDVLVAKVDLDKAQGKLIID, from the coding sequence ATGAGAATAAAAGCAACGCTGATTTTATGTTTAGCTTTTGGATTGAAGGCATTTTCGCAACAAACTTTCACTGTTAAAGAAGCTGTGGAATATGCCCTTAAAAACCATGCGGATGTAAAAAATGCACAAGTCGGTAAATTAGATGCCGAAAAACAAATTACCGAGATTAAGCAAACGGGTTTACCGCAGATCAATGGAAGTTTCCAGTTTACGGCGAACCTCATTGTTCCTACCTCAATTTTACCAGCAAACACTTTTGATCCTACTGCTCCGGAAGGTGCCATTGCAAAGGTTAAGTTTGGTGTGCCATGGGGCGGGCAGGCTGGAATAGGTTTGAACCAGTTGGTTTATGATGCTACCTGGCTAGTAGGCCTAAGAGCTGCGGACACTTACAGACTTTTGGCAGATCAAACTTTGACTCAATCAAAGGTTACAGTTTCTGAAAATGTGCAGAAAGCTTACTATTCTGTGCTAGTTGCTCAGGAGAGAAGTGGTCTTGTTGATCTCAACATTCAACGGTTAGATTCAGTTATTTATACAACCACTGAGTTGTACAAGCAGGGTTTCGTAGAGAAGATTGATATTGATCGTTTAGAGGTTCAGCGTAATAACTTGATTACTGAGGCTCAAAAAGTAAAAAACTTAATTGATGTTTCTTATTCGCTGTTGAAGTTCCAAATGCAGTACAAGCAAAATCAACCAATTTTCCTTACGGATAAATTAAATAGTGTTGATATAGAAGCCATGTTGGCAATAGAAAAAGAAGAAATCAATCCAGAGGATAGAATTGAATTTAATTTGATAGGAACACAACGTCGCTTAACTGAATTGAACATAGAAAGGTATCAAAAGAGCTACTTGCCAAACGTGTATTTTACGGGGAGTTTAGGTGCCTCCCATGGTAACCCTGTCTTCAATCCATTTGAAAGATGGTTTCCAAGTTCTGCCGTTTCTATTGGTATGAATATTCCGATTTTTGACAGTGGTGCTAAGCGTACAAAAATTGAAAGAGAGCAACTCAATTTGATGAAAATAGACAATGGGGTTGAGATGCTTAAGGAGTCATTTGAGTTGCAAAATAACATGGCAATTATCAATATGAAAAATGGCCTTGAGAGCTTAGAGATACAAAAAAGAAATTTTGCTCTAGCTGAAGAGGTTGTTCGTGTTACTCAAATAAAATACAAAGAAGGTGTTGGCAGTAACCTAGAGATAGTTAATGCTGAAAACGACCTGAAGCAAGCCCAAACTAATTACTTAGCAGCACTTTACGATGTATTGGTTGCAAAAGTAGACTTAGACAAGGCTCAAGGGAAACTAATAATAGACTAA
- a CDS encoding RND family efflux transporter, MFP subunit — protein sequence MKNKYVAALALIVALFVTACGSKDDNSLEGKKAKLAELQTEQASIAEKIKNIQDELGVLEPNNDIKIVNVKAMPLVASNFQHFVEASGRLEAENNVFVTPQMGGALTSVKVREGDYVKKGQVVATIDNSILRNSIQEIEIQLSTAKILFDKQSSLWDQKIGTEIQYIQAKTQVESLEKRIQTLKSQDAMNVVKSPIDGYVDEVRMKVGEMASPGLGILRVVNFNELKVVANIPDTYAGTIKKGDIVKVRFPDLDKEVNTKLRFVSQTVNPVTRTFTAEATIPRVDSQLKPNLTAIVEINDQSKSEVIVIPRNLIQRTDIGDIVYVAIQENGKNVARSREVSTGLSYDGNIEIVSGLSSGDVIITDGYQDLVDGTIIEF from the coding sequence ATGAAAAATAAATACGTAGCAGCACTGGCACTTATTGTTGCCCTTTTTGTAACAGCTTGCGGCTCTAAAGATGACAATTCTTTAGAAGGTAAAAAGGCGAAACTTGCCGAATTGCAAACCGAGCAAGCTTCTATCGCAGAAAAAATTAAGAATATTCAAGACGAATTGGGAGTATTAGAGCCTAACAATGACATCAAAATCGTAAATGTAAAAGCGATGCCATTAGTTGCTTCAAACTTCCAACACTTTGTAGAAGCGAGTGGTAGATTAGAAGCAGAGAACAATGTTTTTGTAACTCCTCAAATGGGTGGAGCACTTACAAGTGTGAAAGTTCGTGAAGGTGACTATGTCAAAAAAGGGCAGGTTGTTGCTACGATTGATAACTCAATCTTGAGAAATAGTATTCAAGAAATTGAAATTCAATTGTCGACTGCCAAAATTCTGTTTGATAAGCAATCTTCATTATGGGATCAAAAAATTGGTACAGAGATTCAGTATATACAAGCTAAAACGCAAGTGGAAAGTTTGGAGAAAAGAATTCAGACTTTGAAGTCGCAAGATGCCATGAATGTGGTGAAGTCTCCAATAGATGGTTACGTTGACGAAGTTAGAATGAAGGTTGGAGAAATGGCATCTCCTGGTTTGGGAATACTTCGTGTTGTAAACTTCAATGAGTTGAAAGTAGTTGCCAATATTCCAGATACTTATGCTGGAACCATTAAGAAAGGTGATATCGTGAAAGTTCGTTTTCCAGATTTGGATAAAGAAGTTAATACAAAGCTTCGTTTTGTGAGCCAGACAGTAAATCCCGTAACAAGAACATTTACTGCAGAAGCCACCATTCCTAGGGTAGACTCACAACTAAAGCCAAACTTGACTGCAATAGTTGAAATAAATGATCAGTCAAAAAGCGAAGTAATAGTTATTCCTAGAAACCTTATTCAAAGAACTGATATTGGTGACATTGTATATGTTGCCATACAGGAAAATGGGAAAAATGTAGCTAGATCAAGAGAGGTAAGTACAGGTCTTAGCTATGATGGCAATATCGAAATTGTTTCTGGTTTAAGCAGTGGTGATGTAATAATCACAGATGGCTACCAAGATTTGGTAGATGGCACAATCATAGAATTCTAA
- a CDS encoding Multidrug efflux pump subunit AcrB produces the protein MSINNLEPQKLPEGKGVIYNLIGALANNRTTVYLVTFLLTVAGYGIFNSLPKEQFPEIVVPQIYVNTVYAGTAPADIENLINKPLEKQIKAEKGVKRIKSNALQDVSVILVEFETDVNVEIAKERVKSAIDKARRDLPTDLTQDPTALEVNFSEFPIMNINLAGNFPVDKLKSYAEIVQDEIEALPEITRVDIVGALDREIQINLDLQKMQAYGIAFYDIQSAVQNENVNISGGELNVGDVRRTLRVKGEFKTIDQLRNVIIRSGQGATARLSEIAEVVDSNAERQDFARLDNKPVVTLNVIKRGGENLVIASDKIEVILDKLEKTSLPDGLEVKITADSSERTKGDINDLINTVVMGFIFVVLVLMFFMGVRDAIFVGLSVPLSALLAFYPLMLMGFTLNTIVLFAFLLGLGIVVDDAIVVIENSHRIFNQHKNLSIKEAVRLAASEVFIPVFAGTLTTIAPFFPLIFWPGIVGEFMKYLPYTLIFTLFASLIVSYVMNPIFAITFMRRSDDESNLDQSFSSLKRPLIILGAVAFASYLISFLASSDGMFGFANLVVLIMILYVFNHYILTPKMIIPFQEQFLPKLMRGYRSLITFVIKGWRPVGVVFGALGLLVVTIITLGIVKPEVIFFPSGEPDYVYVYNVMPIGTDANKTNEVTKEIERRVFKVLEENNAMEAVNSVISNVGKNAGDPMNPDRSATPHKSKVTIAFISKEHRGDVSSQELLTKIRDGVKGIPGTEISVERESNGPPTGKPITLEIVGEDFDELRNIENAVRAKIETAGIKGIDELKSDLVTNKPEIIIDVDREKASREGISTAQVAMALRTALFGLEISKFRDNDDEYPIQLRLMQDDRNKIERLLSMNITYRDMNMGGVLRNVPLASIADISYSTTFSQINRKDAERIITLSSDVVPGFNANEINQEILRATSNMKLPSGYTLRQGGEQEEQAEAAAFLGSAFLIAIAMIYLILAAQFNSIVKPLIIFFTIVLSLIGVLLGFMITGKTFSVIMSGVGIIALAGIVVKNGILLIEFIDELRKRGMPLRDAIIEGGATRLTPVLLTAASTILGMIPLAFGLAFDFGALFIDLNWVVNIGGDSAVFWNILAWTIIYGLILSTVLTLVVVPCLYYISERVKEKFFGIVDENQVLEIEKTEVELA, from the coding sequence ATGTCAATAAATAATTTAGAACCTCAGAAGCTTCCGGAAGGGAAAGGGGTAATTTATAACCTCATAGGAGCCTTGGCCAATAACCGAACTACGGTTTATTTGGTCACTTTTCTTCTGACTGTTGCTGGCTATGGAATTTTTAACAGCCTACCAAAGGAGCAGTTTCCGGAGATTGTAGTTCCTCAAATATATGTCAACACGGTGTATGCAGGTACAGCACCAGCGGATATAGAAAACTTGATCAATAAGCCTTTAGAAAAACAAATAAAGGCTGAAAAAGGCGTAAAGCGAATCAAGTCAAATGCATTGCAGGACGTTTCTGTAATTCTTGTGGAATTTGAAACCGATGTAAATGTAGAGATCGCAAAAGAAAGAGTTAAAAGTGCAATAGACAAAGCTCGAAGAGATCTTCCAACAGATTTAACTCAAGACCCTACTGCCTTAGAAGTGAACTTTTCGGAGTTTCCGATCATGAACATCAACTTGGCTGGAAATTTCCCAGTGGATAAACTGAAAAGTTATGCGGAAATAGTTCAAGACGAAATTGAAGCTCTTCCAGAGATTACAAGAGTTGATATCGTGGGTGCTCTAGATAGGGAAATACAAATCAACTTGGACTTGCAGAAAATGCAAGCTTATGGTATTGCGTTTTATGACATCCAATCTGCAGTTCAAAATGAGAACGTAAATATCTCAGGTGGAGAATTAAATGTAGGTGATGTAAGAAGAACCTTGAGAGTGAAAGGTGAATTCAAAACGATAGATCAGTTGAGGAATGTGATCATTCGTTCTGGGCAAGGAGCAACTGCTCGTCTATCTGAAATTGCCGAAGTGGTGGATTCCAATGCCGAGCGACAAGATTTTGCAAGGTTAGACAATAAGCCTGTTGTAACATTGAACGTAATTAAGCGTGGGGGTGAAAACTTGGTAATTGCATCTGATAAGATTGAGGTCATTCTTGATAAATTAGAAAAAACTAGTTTGCCAGATGGCTTAGAGGTGAAAATTACGGCAGATTCATCAGAAAGGACTAAAGGCGATATAAATGACTTGATCAACACAGTTGTGATGGGATTTATTTTCGTGGTATTAGTATTGATGTTTTTCATGGGTGTTCGTGATGCCATTTTTGTGGGTCTTTCTGTTCCTTTGTCAGCACTGTTGGCATTTTATCCATTAATGTTGATGGGTTTTACACTGAATACCATCGTATTGTTTGCATTCTTGCTTGGGCTTGGTATTGTAGTAGATGATGCCATTGTGGTAATAGAAAACTCGCACAGGATTTTTAACCAGCATAAAAATCTTAGTATCAAAGAGGCAGTTCGTTTAGCAGCTTCAGAGGTGTTTATTCCGGTTTTTGCAGGAACACTTACTACCATTGCTCCATTCTTCCCACTTATATTTTGGCCAGGAATTGTAGGAGAGTTTATGAAATACCTTCCCTACACATTGATTTTTACGCTTTTTGCGTCATTGATTGTGTCATATGTGATGAACCCAATTTTTGCCATCACTTTCATGAGGCGAAGTGATGATGAATCTAATTTGGACCAAAGCTTTTCTTCACTTAAGCGTCCACTTATTATACTAGGTGCAGTTGCTTTTGCTTCCTACCTTATATCATTCCTTGCATCAAGCGATGGGATGTTTGGTTTTGCAAACTTGGTGGTGTTGATCATGATACTTTATGTATTTAATCATTACATACTAACTCCAAAAATGATTATACCTTTTCAAGAGCAGTTTTTACCTAAGCTTATGAGAGGCTATAGGAGCTTGATCACTTTTGTAATCAAAGGTTGGAGACCGGTAGGAGTTGTGTTTGGAGCACTTGGCCTTTTGGTCGTTACCATCATTACACTTGGTATTGTCAAGCCCGAAGTTATCTTTTTCCCGTCGGGTGAGCCAGATTATGTATATGTGTATAATGTGATGCCTATTGGTACTGATGCCAATAAAACGAATGAAGTAACTAAGGAAATTGAAAGAAGGGTGTTTAAGGTATTGGAAGAGAACAATGCCATGGAAGCTGTGAACTCAGTAATTTCTAATGTGGGTAAAAATGCTGGTGATCCTATGAATCCTGATCGCTCAGCAACACCACATAAATCTAAGGTTACAATTGCTTTTATAAGTAAAGAACATCGAGGAGATGTTTCTTCACAAGAACTTTTGACCAAAATAAGAGACGGTGTTAAAGGAATTCCTGGTACTGAAATCTCAGTAGAAAGAGAAAGTAATGGCCCACCTACAGGTAAGCCTATTACGCTTGAGATTGTAGGTGAAGACTTTGATGAATTAAGAAATATTGAGAATGCTGTAAGGGCGAAGATTGAAACTGCCGGGATAAAAGGTATTGATGAACTTAAGTCTGACCTTGTAACCAATAAGCCAGAGATTATCATTGATGTGGATAGAGAAAAGGCTTCTCGCGAAGGTATATCCACTGCTCAGGTGGCTATGGCATTGCGTACCGCTCTTTTTGGATTAGAGATATCCAAGTTTAGAGACAACGATGATGAATATCCTATTCAGCTTCGTTTGATGCAAGATGATCGTAACAAAATAGAGCGATTGTTAAGTATGAATATCACCTATCGTGATATGAATATGGGTGGGGTTTTACGTAATGTACCTCTTGCATCTATTGCAGATATCAGCTACAGCACTACCTTTAGTCAAATTAATAGAAAGGATGCAGAGCGTATTATTACTTTAAGTTCTGATGTTGTTCCTGGTTTTAATGCCAATGAGATCAATCAAGAAATCTTGAGAGCAACTAGTAATATGAAACTCCCTTCAGGTTATACGCTACGTCAGGGTGGAGAACAAGAAGAGCAAGCTGAAGCGGCGGCATTCTTAGGATCAGCATTTTTAATCGCAATTGCGATGATCTATTTGATTTTAGCAGCTCAATTTAATTCTATTGTTAAGCCATTAATTATATTCTTTACGATCGTTTTGAGTTTGATTGGTGTGTTATTAGGGTTTATGATAACTGGTAAAACTTTCTCTGTGATCATGTCTGGGGTAGGTATTATTGCCCTTGCAGGTATTGTTGTAAAGAATGGAATCTTACTCATTGAGTTCATTGATGAATTACGAAAAAGAGGTATGCCTCTTCGTGACGCCATTATAGAAGGTGGGGCTACTCGCCTTACACCAGTATTGCTTACGGCAGCATCTACCATATTGGGTATGATACCATTGGCATTTGGTTTGGCATTTGATTTTGGTGCCTTATTTATTGATCTCAATTGGGTTGTAAACATAGGTGGAGACAGTGCTGTCTTTTGGAACATTCTAGCTTGGACAATTATATACGGATTGATTCTTTCTACTGTACTTACTTTGGTAGTTGTACCTTGTCTCTATTATATTTCAGAGAGAGTAAAAGAGAAGTTTTTTGGAATTGTAGACGAAAACCAAGTTTTGGAAATAGAAAAAACTGAAGTTGAATTGGCTTAA
- a CDS encoding Adenylosuccinate lyase, translating to MTLNSLTAISPVDGRYRRHTESYAPYFSEFGLIKYRVLVEIEYFIALCELPLPQLKGIDSGLFPAMRSIYENFSEENALEIKDTEKVTNHDVKAVEYFIKKRFEELGVGESQEFVHFGLTSQDINNTAIPLSLKDASEAILFPEIENIISLLAKMAKSWESVSMLAKTHGQPASPTRLGKEMEVFVERIEKQFSQLKAIPFSAKFGGATGNFNAHHVAFPSYNWVDFGNKFVDKTLGLYRSQKTTQIEHYDNIAAYSDALKRISTILIDFSRDIWTYVMMEYFKQKIKAGEIGSSAMPHKVNPIDFENAEGNLGIAIALLEHFSAKLPISRLQRDLTDSTVLRNIGVPISHIQIALKSLEKGINKLELNQAAIDRDLENNWAVVAEAIQTVLRREGYPKPYEALKELTRKNTKITESSIKEFIETLNVSEAIKVELRVITPFTFTGV from the coding sequence ATGACATTGAATTCCCTCACAGCCATCTCTCCAGTGGATGGACGATACCGACGACACACAGAATCTTACGCACCGTACTTTTCTGAATTTGGACTTATCAAATACAGAGTACTCGTAGAAATTGAGTATTTTATTGCTCTGTGCGAATTACCATTGCCTCAGCTAAAAGGCATCGATAGTGGCCTATTTCCTGCCATGAGAAGCATATATGAAAACTTCTCGGAGGAGAACGCTCTTGAAATTAAAGACACAGAGAAGGTAACCAACCATGACGTAAAAGCGGTTGAGTATTTTATCAAAAAAAGGTTTGAAGAATTAGGGGTTGGAGAATCACAAGAGTTCGTACACTTTGGTCTTACCTCTCAGGATATAAACAATACTGCTATTCCACTTTCGCTTAAGGATGCGAGTGAGGCTATTCTGTTTCCTGAAATAGAAAATATCATTTCGCTTTTAGCTAAGATGGCTAAAAGCTGGGAAAGCGTTTCTATGCTTGCCAAAACTCATGGCCAACCTGCATCCCCTACCCGATTGGGAAAGGAAATGGAAGTTTTTGTAGAGCGAATTGAAAAACAATTTTCTCAATTGAAAGCTATTCCATTTTCAGCAAAGTTTGGTGGTGCAACTGGAAATTTCAATGCTCATCATGTCGCATTCCCATCGTATAATTGGGTGGATTTTGGAAACAAATTTGTTGACAAAACGCTTGGACTTTATCGTAGCCAAAAAACAACTCAAATTGAGCATTACGACAACATTGCTGCCTATTCAGATGCCTTGAAGCGTATTTCTACGATATTGATTGATTTTTCACGTGATATTTGGACATATGTCATGATGGAATACTTCAAGCAAAAAATCAAAGCTGGCGAAATCGGTTCTTCCGCTATGCCACATAAAGTGAACCCAATTGATTTTGAAAATGCAGAAGGAAACCTAGGAATTGCAATTGCTCTATTGGAGCACTTCTCTGCAAAACTTCCTATATCAAGGCTACAAAGAGATTTAACTGATAGTACAGTTTTACGAAATATTGGCGTTCCTATTTCTCATATTCAAATTGCCTTGAAGTCATTGGAAAAAGGAATCAACAAGTTGGAGCTGAACCAGGCTGCAATTGATCGTGACCTAGAAAATAATTGGGCGGTTGTTGCAGAAGCAATTCAAACCGTATTGCGAAGAGAAGGCTATCCAAAACCTTATGAAGCTTTGAAAGAACTGACTCGTAAAAACACTAAAATCACAGAGTCTTCTATCAAGGAATTTATTGAGACCTTGAATGTTTCAGAAGCTATAAAAGTAGAATTGAGGGTAATTACTCCTTTCACTTTTACGGGAGTTTAA